A region of Polynucleobacter sp. JS-Mosq-20-D10 DNA encodes the following proteins:
- the gatB gene encoding Asp-tRNA(Asn)/Glu-tRNA(Gln) amidotransferase subunit GatB translates to MMQWEIVIGLETHAQLQTQSKIFSGASTSFGASPNTQACAVDLALPGVLPVLNRQAVEHAIRFGLAVNAKISPASIFARKNYFYPDLPKGYQISQMDLPIVVGGHLEILVGDQVKVVELTRAHMEEDAGKSVHEEGFLGPHGEASSGIDLNRAGTPLLEIVTEPVMRSAAEAVAYAKALHTLVMWLGVCDGNMQEGSFRCDANVSVRPVGQKEFGTRCEIKNLNSFRFLEEAIQYEVRRQIELIEDGGKVVQETRLYDPDRQETRSMRSKEDANDYRYFPDPDLLPVVIDDAWIADVRSQMPALPAQLREQWQSEFGLSAYDTQLLTQDRDTAKVFEELLAIVGKSLAKAAANLIAGEFASSLNRAGVATADAPLKAKHLAPLLTRVADGTISNKIAKDIFAILWEEAVAGKAISTVDQVIDVKGLKQISDSGELEAMIDKVLAANEKSVEEFRSGKEKAFNALVGQIMKASQGKANPGQVNELLRKKLS, encoded by the coding sequence GTGATGCAATGGGAAATCGTTATCGGTCTAGAGACCCACGCACAGTTACAAACACAATCCAAAATTTTCAGTGGGGCGAGTACGAGTTTTGGTGCTAGCCCAAATACCCAAGCATGCGCAGTTGACTTGGCTTTACCTGGGGTATTACCAGTATTAAATCGTCAAGCGGTTGAGCATGCTATTCGTTTTGGTTTGGCAGTCAATGCCAAGATTTCGCCAGCAAGTATTTTTGCGCGCAAGAATTATTTCTATCCTGACTTGCCAAAGGGTTATCAAATTAGCCAGATGGACCTTCCCATAGTCGTTGGTGGTCATCTCGAAATATTAGTTGGTGATCAAGTCAAAGTGGTTGAGCTCACGCGCGCCCATATGGAAGAGGATGCTGGTAAGTCAGTTCATGAAGAGGGATTCTTGGGCCCACATGGCGAAGCATCCAGTGGCATCGACTTAAACCGTGCCGGCACACCATTGCTGGAAATTGTGACCGAGCCAGTGATGCGCAGTGCAGCTGAAGCAGTGGCATATGCAAAAGCATTACATACATTAGTAATGTGGTTGGGTGTGTGCGATGGCAATATGCAGGAAGGCTCTTTCCGTTGTGATGCCAACGTATCTGTTCGACCTGTAGGCCAAAAAGAATTTGGTACCCGTTGCGAAATTAAGAACTTAAATTCCTTCCGCTTTTTGGAAGAGGCAATTCAATACGAAGTGCGTAGACAAATTGAATTGATTGAGGATGGTGGCAAAGTTGTCCAAGAAACCCGCCTATACGATCCCGATCGTCAAGAAACCCGCAGTATGCGTAGTAAAGAAGACGCTAATGACTATCGCTATTTTCCGGATCCGGATTTGTTGCCGGTAGTGATTGATGATGCCTGGATTGCCGATGTGCGTAGCCAAATGCCGGCTTTACCAGCGCAGCTTCGTGAACAGTGGCAAAGTGAATTTGGCTTAAGCGCCTACGATACGCAACTACTCACGCAAGATCGCGACACTGCCAAGGTATTTGAAGAGCTACTAGCGATTGTTGGTAAGTCTTTGGCTAAAGCTGCGGCTAACCTAATTGCGGGTGAGTTTGCTTCATCTCTGAATCGTGCGGGAGTTGCTACTGCAGATGCGCCATTAAAAGCTAAACATTTAGCGCCGCTATTAACTCGTGTAGCAGACGGCACGATTTCCAACAAGATTGCAAAAGATATCTTCGCAATTTTGTGGGAAGAGGCTGTTGCAGGGAAAGCTATCAGCACAGTTGATCAAGTGATTGATGTTAAAGGTTTGAAGCAGATTAGTGATAGTGGTGAGCTTGAAGCCATGATTGACAAGGTGTTGGCAGCTAACGAGAAGTCTGTTGAAGAGTTCCGCTCTGGCAAAGAAAAGGCATTCAATGCTTTGGTGGGTCAGATCATGAAGGCTTCTCAAGGCAAGGCTAATCCAGGGCAAGTGAATGAGCTTCTGCGTAAAAAGCTGAGCTAA